The following proteins are co-located in the Blastocatellia bacterium genome:
- a CDS encoding xanthine dehydrogenase family protein molybdopterin-binding subunit has protein sequence MRHEQQAHTMSVGQNVLRQEGREKLTGEAKYVDDITYPGMLYGKTIRSTVAHALIKYINFDPMFDWSRVVIADYRDIPGRNVVVLIEDDQPLLAESKVKHVEEPILLLAAEDREVLEEAAQHIQIEYEPLPAVFSMDDALARKQLLFKQDNIFKRICITKGDVLRGLSKSDRIIEGTYRVGPQEQLYIEPQGMIAIPGEDGAMIIEGSTQCPHYVHRAVKHILDLPDEKVIVRQTVTGGGFGGKEEYPDMLAGHAAVLARKTGRPVKMVYDRVEDLSATTKRHPARIHHRTGVTRDGRLMSMLIDIVMDGGAYCTLSPVVLSRGAIHAAGPYNCDNLRIEAKVVATNHPPYGAFRGFGVPQVCFAIEQHMDQIAESLGMDPLTLRQINMLRQGDRTATGQRLHYSVGSDQVLHAAVARANYHQLVRRYSRQTGTKRRGVGLSFFYHGAGFTGSGELNMRSGAAVELRVDGTASIYTGTTEIGQGTRTIFCQIVAEELGLPYERVFIENPDTSRVPDSGPTVASRTCMIIGGVLQRCASELKQKLVATAAEAIGVSVEAIKIENEHVLCIDAPVMTLADAVTTYVERYGPLRVFQRYDPPPGMQWDEREYRGDAYAAYAFGADVAEVEVDLETFEVKVLRVISAADVGRAIHPILAEGQIEGGTLQAVGYAVMEEVVMQQGRMINNRLTNYLIPTAVDAPEIHAILVESPYPFGPFGAKGIGELPMDGGAPAIASAIYQATGLRVTELPITPERLHQAACQAAGQRPNQEFK, from the coding sequence ATGCGACACGAACAACAGGCTCATACGATGAGCGTTGGTCAAAATGTCCTGCGTCAGGAAGGCCGCGAAAAACTGACCGGCGAAGCCAAATATGTTGACGACATCACGTATCCTGGCATGCTCTATGGCAAGACCATCCGCAGCACGGTGGCACATGCGCTGATCAAGTACATCAATTTTGATCCAATGTTTGATTGGAGCCGCGTCGTCATTGCTGACTATCGCGATATTCCGGGGCGCAACGTTGTCGTCTTGATAGAGGATGATCAGCCGCTGCTGGCCGAGAGTAAGGTCAAACATGTTGAGGAACCTATCTTGTTGTTGGCTGCCGAAGATCGGGAGGTGCTGGAGGAAGCGGCCCAACACATTCAGATCGAGTATGAGCCGCTGCCGGCCGTTTTTTCCATGGATGACGCGCTGGCCAGAAAACAGCTGCTCTTTAAGCAGGACAACATTTTCAAACGCATTTGTATCACCAAAGGCGACGTGCTACGCGGCCTCTCCAAGAGCGATCGGATTATTGAAGGCACATACCGCGTTGGACCGCAGGAACAACTCTACATCGAGCCGCAAGGCATGATCGCGATTCCCGGTGAAGACGGCGCGATGATCATTGAAGGGTCAACACAATGCCCCCACTATGTCCATCGGGCGGTGAAGCACATTCTTGATCTACCTGATGAGAAGGTGATCGTTCGGCAAACAGTCACCGGCGGCGGCTTCGGCGGGAAAGAAGAATATCCTGACATGCTCGCCGGTCATGCGGCCGTGCTGGCGCGCAAAACAGGCCGGCCTGTCAAAATGGTCTACGACCGGGTCGAAGACCTTTCGGCAACGACCAAGCGGCATCCGGCTCGCATCCATCATCGAACCGGTGTGACACGCGATGGGCGGTTGATGAGTATGTTGATTGACATCGTGATGGACGGCGGCGCGTATTGTACGCTCAGTCCGGTCGTGCTCTCGCGCGGCGCAATTCATGCCGCCGGCCCTTACAACTGCGACAACCTGCGTATTGAAGCCAAAGTGGTCGCCACGAATCATCCGCCCTATGGCGCATTTCGCGGCTTCGGTGTGCCACAGGTCTGCTTTGCCATTGAGCAGCACATGGACCAAATCGCCGAGTCACTTGGCATGGACCCGTTGACGCTACGACAGATTAACATGCTCCGCCAAGGCGATCGGACGGCCACCGGCCAGCGGCTTCATTACAGCGTCGGCTCCGATCAGGTTCTCCACGCTGCCGTCGCTCGCGCCAATTATCACCAACTCGTTCGTCGCTACAGCCGGCAGACGGGAACGAAACGCCGTGGTGTTGGACTCTCCTTCTTCTACCATGGCGCAGGATTTACCGGTAGCGGCGAATTAAATATGAGGTCGGGAGCCGCTGTGGAATTGCGGGTGGATGGCACGGCCAGCATCTACACCGGCACAACGGAAATCGGCCAGGGGACGCGCACGATTTTCTGTCAAATTGTCGCCGAAGAATTAGGCTTGCCCTATGAGCGGGTCTTCATCGAAAATCCTGACACATCGCGCGTGCCCGACAGCGGCCCAACTGTTGCCTCGCGTACCTGTATGATCATTGGCGGCGTGCTTCAACGGTGCGCCAGCGAGTTGAAACAGAAATTAGTCGCGACGGCTGCTGAGGCGATCGGCGTTTCAGTCGAGGCGATCAAAATCGAAAACGAGCATGTGCTCTGCATTGATGCGCCGGTTATGACGTTGGCCGATGCCGTCACCACGTATGTCGAGCGCTATGGTCCGCTGCGCGTCTTTCAACGATATGATCCGCCGCCCGGTATGCAGTGGGATGAGCGCGAGTACCGTGGCGACGCCTATGCGGCTTACGCATTCGGCGCCGATGTGGCCGAAGTCGAAGTGGATTTGGAAACATTCGAGGTCAAGGTGTTGCGTGTCATCAGTGCAGCCGATGTCGGACGAGCCATCCATCCGATCTTAGCCGAAGGTCAAATCGAAGGCGGGACGCTACAAGCCGTTGGCTATGCGGTGATGGAAGAAGTCGTCATGCAGCAAGGACGCATGATCAACAACCGCCTGACTAACTATCTGATCCCAACGGCGGTTGATGCG